The proteins below are encoded in one region of Oncorhynchus tshawytscha isolate Ot180627B linkage group LG04, Otsh_v2.0, whole genome shotgun sequence:
- the LOC112248792 gene encoding U6 snRNA-associated Sm-like protein LSm1, whose amino-acid sequence MNYMPGTASLIDDIDKKHLVLLRDGRTLIGFLRSIDQFANLVFHQTVERIHVGKKFGDIPRGIFIVRGENVVLLGEIDMDKPCDTVLQQVSIEEILEEQRLQQQAKQETEKAKVTALKDRGLSIPKADNLDEY is encoded by the exons ATGAACTACATGCCAGGGACCGCGAGTCTCATTGATGACATAGACA AAAAGCATCTTGTACTTCTTCGCGATGGAAGAACGCTAATTGGGTTTCTTAGAAGCATCGACCAGTTTG CCAACCTAGTTTTCCATCAAACAGTCGAGCGCATCCATGTGGGCAAGAAGTTTGGGGACATCCCCAGAGGAATCTTCATTGTGAGAGGAGAGAACGTTGTTTTGCTTGGCGAAATA GACATGGATAAGCCGTGTGACACAGTCTTGCAGCAGGTTTCTATAGAGGAGATCCTAGAGGAGCAGCGATTGCAACAGCAAGCCAAGCAGGAGACAGAGAAAGCCAAGGTGACCGCACTGAAGGACAGAGGCCTATCCATCCCCAAGGCAGATAATCTTGATGAATACTGA